The Candidatus Zixiibacteriota bacterium DNA segment TACTTTTTCACTCATGACAATTCAAATTATCGGATGTTGCAGTTGACGCTTTAGCCGTAATGCTGGCGCGTGGCTAAAGTCGCCACTTTGATTACCTCGATTAATTCTTCTATCAGAAACGGTTTTTTTACAAACAGCGCGCCTCCAGCGGCGAATGCCCTGCCGGCATCGTCATGGGGATCAACACCGGTTAAGAATATGACAGGTATATTCTTAGTATCGGCATCCTCTTTCAAATGACGACAGAACTGATAGCCATCCATTTTGGGCATAATAATATCCAAAACGATCGCATCCGGCATAAAGTCCTTGACCATCGTGAGGCCTTTTTCGGAATCGGTCGACGATTGCACGTCAAATCCGGCAACCTCCAGAAGCTCGGTCAGGGACTCGAGCACCTCGGCTTCGTCATCAATTGAGAGTACTTTAATCGTTTCTTTTTTCATATCAACTCATGTACAGCTTACCTGTTTATTATATCGGACGTGTTTTCTTAAATTCAAGCGGGACTTTGAAAAAGCTTAA contains these protein-coding regions:
- a CDS encoding response regulator produces the protein MKKETIKVLSIDDEAEVLESLTELLEVAGFDVQSSTDSEKGLTMVKDFMPDAIVLDIIMPKMDGYQFCRHLKEDADTKNIPVIFLTGVDPHDDAGRAFAAGGALFVKKPFLIEELIEVIKVATLATRQHYG